A region from the Rosa rugosa chromosome 6, drRosRugo1.1, whole genome shotgun sequence genome encodes:
- the LOC133714437 gene encoding two-pore potassium channel 4-like: MSDLEETANQLLGMVPVAEDRDDEEEWLDFRVDCERLIRERAELVGEQHEIEIEEEARGEEFRRLELRNLRLADELAMIKAKLAYAEEKLGVDSTAVPAGARSQGTALGLLPYMAMVYVSFCWVFAGLLIFHHIHDFGKREDEYTFVDAFYLTSYTASTVGYGDIPPREAPALIISDVVGIFGSFVSIILCHFVSRLAIWLDQRFLPQESHRVRFFYQVLSSIGTIVIVISSGIAGLYIFERERLAHDLPDHSSSRIFLDILHLTVMTTTTVGYGDLAFATAGGRLFATLWIPFSTTFYSVAITFLVQAILSAMSRRSFGGHIRAWSS; this comes from the exons ATGAGTGACTTGGAAGAGACGGCGAACCAGTTGCTAGGCATGGTTCCCGTTGCAGAGGACAGGGATGATGAAGAGGAATGGCTGGACTTCCGGGTCGACTGTGAGCGGTTGATTAGGGAGCGGGCTGAACTTGTAGGAGAGCAgcatgaaattgaaattgaggaGGAAGCGAGAGGAGAAGAGTTTCGGCGGCTGGAGTTGAGGAATCTGCGATTGGCAGACGAACTTGCAATGATCAAAGCAAAGCTGGCATATGCCGAAGAAAAACTGGGTGTGGATTCCACAGCGGTTCCGGCTGGAGCTCGTTCTCA GGGTACTGCCTTAGGCCTGTTACCATACATGGCTATGGTTTATGTGTCGTTTTGCTGGGTATTTGCAGGTCTATTGATTTTTCATCATATCCATGACTTTGGTAAGCGCGAGGATGAGTACACATTTGTTGATGCATTTTATTTGACTTCCTATACGGCATCCACGGTTGGTTATGGGGACATTCCTCCTAGAGAGGCTCCTGCTCTTATTATCTCTGATGTGGTAGGTATATTTGGTAGTTTTGTATCGATTATCCTCTGCCATTTTGTGAGTCGGCTAGCCATTTGGTTGGATCAGAGGTTTTTACCACAGGAGAGCCACCGTGTGAGATTCTTCTATCAGGTCCTTTCATCTATTGGCACGATTGTGATAGTTATATCTTCAGGGATAGCAGGCCTTTATATTTTTGAGAGGGAGCGGCTAGCTCATGATTTACCTGATCATTCATCCTCACGGATCTTTCTCGACATACTTCACCTGACAGTTATGACTACGACTACCGTTGGATATGGAGATTTGGCCTTTGCTACTGCAGGTGGGAGATTATTCGCCACATTGTGGATTCCTTTCTCTACTACCTTCTATTCAGTCGCGATCACATTCCTGGTCCAGGCTATTCTGAGCGCTATGTCACGTCGATCTTTTGGAG GACACATCCGTGCATGGAGCAGCTAG